One genomic region from Erythrobacter mangrovi encodes:
- a CDS encoding class I SAM-dependent methyltransferase — MRNAYLTLTATIAIAAMVSVSAHATEPAANEATITAIANSVATSDRPEEARKLDEGRKPAEVLAFLGLEQGMAAADLIPGEGYWTEIMAHAVAPGGSVTALQPEQFYNSEKDGEAWSAMAQRAPGIALERYPFEAFAYAADSFDFAIMNLNYHDLYWESERYKIPLTDPDAYVRALYVAMKPGGIVGVIDHVGEGNDTRALVDKLHRIDPAVVRADFERAGFVLEAESDLLANPDDDHTKGVFDASIRGKTDRFLMKFRKPR; from the coding sequence ATGCGCAACGCCTACCTGACACTGACCGCCACCATCGCGATCGCCGCGATGGTGTCAGTTTCGGCCCATGCCACCGAGCCGGCCGCCAACGAGGCAACGATCACGGCAATCGCCAATTCAGTTGCCACGTCCGACCGGCCCGAGGAAGCTCGCAAGCTCGACGAAGGGCGCAAGCCGGCGGAGGTCCTGGCCTTTCTTGGACTTGAGCAAGGCATGGCCGCCGCCGACCTCATCCCGGGCGAAGGCTATTGGACCGAGATCATGGCCCATGCCGTCGCGCCCGGAGGTTCGGTTACCGCGCTCCAGCCCGAACAGTTCTACAATAGCGAGAAGGACGGCGAGGCTTGGAGCGCCATGGCGCAGCGGGCACCGGGGATCGCCCTGGAGCGCTATCCGTTCGAAGCCTTCGCTTACGCGGCCGATAGCTTCGACTTCGCGATCATGAACCTCAACTACCATGATCTCTATTGGGAATCGGAGCGCTACAAGATCCCCTTGACCGACCCCGACGCCTATGTGCGGGCGCTCTATGTCGCCATGAAGCCGGGCGGAATTGTCGGCGTGATCGACCACGTCGGCGAAGGCAACGACACCCGTGCGCTGGTCGACAAGCTGCACCGCATTGATCCCGCCGTCGTGCGAGCCGACTTCGAGCGTGCAGGCTTCGTGCTCGAGGCCGAAAGCGACCTGCTGGCCAATCCGGACGACGACCACACCAAGGGCGTGTTCGACGCATCGATCCGCGGCAAGACCGACCGCTTCCTGATGAAGTTCCGCAAGCCGCGCTGA